The window ctgcaggtggagctttgagtttttcttccagaatctgtaggcagaggaggaggaggtgcaggtttCTGGAAGAGGATCCGTGAAGGAGCGGACTTTGGCTTTGGAGGACTTGAACAATCCATCAGAATGTCCAGGTGGAGGTGGCAGCAGATATTTCTGGTTGCGGGTAAAAGTTGACAGATTTCTGCCCGAATCTTCAGGTGGAAGTGGTGGGTGCAGGTTACTGGCACAGGCTGTAGGTGGAGGCAGTGGTGTAGATTTCTGAGAGAGGTCGCATGCAGGAGTTGGAATCAGCTCTAGTCGGAGCAGTCAGGTGTCTGCTGCCTGCAGGTGGAGACTCGGTCAGCAGACGGTTGATGTATTAAGTAGGCAGAGTTCATTTCTAAACACGGGTGGTGGAGACTGCAGGTGAAGGATGGAACATCTTACTCCAGTTGGATTTCAGAGGTTGTTTGAGTTTGGCAGATGATTTCATTTAGTTGCTGGTTGAGGTTGAGGCTGGTTTGAACAGTTTTCTGACAGTTGACAAACGTATTTGATCTTGTTTAactaatataaaataaagttggCAGTGGAACTGCTGCTTTCGGTTTAGTTGGAGGTTTTTGCTCTCTTGTTTGGTGGCTGTTCAGGGCTTGGTTCTCCAGAAGTATCAACATTATACAGGGGAGGATACACTCCAACCCCGTACGATACGTCCACGTGCACCAGTCCGTCTTCATTGGCTGATGACGTAAACGTGGGACGATCCAGTCTCTCCCACAGCTTCTGCTTGATACGTCGTCCCAGCTCTAAACTGTACGGACGAACCCTGCCACTCTTGTATCTATGAGCCGTGGAATGTGAAGCAattaaataatcacaaaacTTTTGATTGACAAACGCATATATTGAAAGACTGAGTGGTCAGTATTGGAATAATTTGACAAATGCCATATGATCTGACTGAGAGAGTGACATACCTCAGCATATCATCTACCACTCCATGGTATAGTTGCTGGTATTCTTCCACTGAGCAGTTGTGTATTTTCAGTGGAGCATCACGGTTTACAccagctgagctcagctgcttATCAGCACTGGAGGGCTGGGGGCTGGGAGGCACATTTGATATCCCTGGCAGGTCAGCGGGTGGGATCGTGGACTGAAGGCTTGGGACCAAATTGACGGTCACACGATGTTCAGTAGAAGGTTtggaaggaagaggagcagagcttCGTTTCCTCTTGCGGGAGAGGTTGGCAGTGGATGCAGAGTGCTGAGGCCCGGAGGTTACATTCAGAACCTGAGGAAGATCATCAGCACACGAGAGGATGTCAGGCTCTGCTCCAAAGTTTAGAGAGGACTGCTTTGTCAAATTCCAAGACACCTCACATAttctgttcagctgtttttacACCTGACTGCTCAAACAATTTGGCTTCAAGGGCAATAAAAACGCATGGAAGCTGAGAACGGCGTAGCTTGCAGTTGTTTCAGTGGCATCTCAACATAcgttacatacatacatacgtcAACAAACGTTAATACGTGTTGTTATATTGAGGGACTTGACAGACTTTCTCTGTTTGTCGTAAGAATGTTTTCCTCAGTGATTTGATATGAGGATGTCTACATGATGGCTAATTATTGTCAGAGATAAGCTCACACACAGTGGTGATCTGCAGCAGATGTGTTACTGTCTATTGGGCTGCAAAGAATTGTCACTGACAAGAGAAACTACCCACACTGATGGATGTTTGAATGTTCTGACTGTACCATTAATACATACGTTATTTACATACTTGATTCAACCATTAATAAAGTATGGATTTAAGTAAGTAAGATTAAAGTACAGCCTGATACATTGATCAACAATCTGATCTGATCCATCTGCCATGTTAAACCAGCTGCTACAGTCAGACACCATCTGTGCATGCTGGCACCCTGATGAACATTACTGAGTATTAAGAGGAAATGActgcttgttttcttgttatATCCCATTGATTATCTCGTTATCTcgggacagcagcagcattaaaaaaacGATTGCTCGCTTGGTCGTTTTCGGTGTCTGTAAAATGAACTTCAGCTGTTTCTTACAGAGAAGTTTTGAGCAGTGAATGAGTAAAAAACTTGTTATGTTCCTTTAATATTTTCAGCCAGATGTCTGACCTGGTCagtgctgcagcacagacacttGCTGTGGTCTCCACTCTTCCCTGCACGGTTTGCCTGGCGTGCAGAgagtctcctcttcctccagtaGGAATGATCTTCCAGATGGACAGGAACGTCACactgcaacaacacacacacacacacacacacacacacgtgttagAATGAGGCTCCACCAGTGCAGTAAAAACGGTGACTctgaaaaatgtgcatttcaTAACTTTTCTTGAGAAATGATTATTTCTGAGCACAGAGGCCTGTTGACTTTCCAGCCAATGGAGCCTAAACAGTGTAGACTTAACTAGCTGGACCCCAGTTAACCTTCAtgtttaaaactgtgtgtgtgcaccgaGTTTCTGTGCTGGAAAAGTACACGACCCAACATTTACTGTGTTATTATGTAGGGAATATGCAACATATAAACACCAAACTTAAAGGCTGAACGTTTGAATAAAAGATGTTGACACGAGGCCTCTCTTTATAAACAGGCTCTCTAAGTCAGATAATTAAAGGCTCCACCTTAAGGCCCTTGTAAGGTGGCCCTGGGCTCAAGTTCCCAACGTTTTCCAATTAAAATGACTGCCAACCAACgctgtactttttacttaacTACACTCGTGTCTTTTGGTTACTTGTTACCCTCCAGATTAAGAGTTTTGCAtccaaaacaaatgaagaattTACGAAATGTGAGTCCTTGATGTAAATTAACCTACTTTACTACTCTACTCACAACTCACAATTCTACTCACAATTTACAGCTCAAACAGTGAATTGAAAAGAAGTTTCACCTCAACCAACCATTAAAACTCACTACACACTAAACTACACATTAACAcatgagtaataataatgtaatgataCATCGCAGTCTAACAGTAACAGTTTCAGTAttatctgaatacttcctccatcaCTGCCGCCTCCTACACTGTGTTTAATACGCATGCGTTGGCCTGAACGggtccctcatctctctctgctttattCATCCGGAGTTTTCTTACAGGATATTGTGTGTACCATGTGACCCCCGGGCTGAGGTGAGGTGGGGGTGTTCATGACACAGCTTGTTGGCAATACATCAGTGAACTTTGAGGCTTTTTACAGTCATGAATTtcaaatacagacaaaattcAATAAGACTTTCAAAGTGTTCAAATCTCACATTTTCCATGATGGAAGTTCGTTGTGTCACTTTCGCCTTATTCAGGGAGTCTGTGGACCTTGACAGGATGGAAAAATCCTCAGTCGAAGCGCTAATTTTCCAAAAATAGCCGATTGAAAACTTGTGCAAAGCTTTCTTGACCgtcagatgtttgtttgtttttgaatgatgCTGGAACACGAATGATGCACCTGGAGACCAAACCTGGCAACCATGGAATCGTGCCCTTCCATCCTGTACACGTGTGTGATTGACAGGCGCGTCTCACCTGTGGGATTTCAAATCCCATCCATATTTCACTGTAGAGGAATGTACAGCTCTGACTGCGGCCTCATCGTGTTGTCTGCTACAAGTTGGCTCTCACTCTTTATTTGAACTGATTCGATCTGTGCAGGCTTCTGCAACACTTTGACACGCACACTGCGTTTCAAGCTCATTTCTTCATGTGTTCACAGAGGATTTGGGATTTTCACTCAGTCTGTGTCTCAGCTTTGTCAGCTCTCACGCGTTTATGTACATTATGTTCCATAAACACCACAGAGTGTAAAAGATGTGTGTGCGGCTTTAATTGGCCTAATGAggcgagcacacacacacacacacacacacacacgcacacacacgtccGCAACAATGA of the Scatophagus argus isolate fScaArg1 chromosome 16, fScaArg1.pri, whole genome shotgun sequence genome contains:
- the LOC124073479 gene encoding uncharacterized protein LOC124073479 isoform X1 — protein: MENCDVPVHLEDHSYWRKRRLSARQANRAGKSGDHSKCLCCSTDQVLNVTSGPQHSASTANLSRKRKRSSAPLPSKPSTEHRVTVNLVPSLQSTIPPADLPGISNVPPSPQPSSADKQLSSAGVNRDAPLKIHNCSVEEYQQLYHGVVDDMLRYKSGRVRPYSLELGRRIKQKLWERLDRPTFTSSANEDGLVHVDVSYGVGVYPPLYNVDTSGEPSPEQPPNKRAKTSN
- the LOC124073479 gene encoding uncharacterized protein LOC124073479 isoform X2: MENCDVPVHLEDHSYWRKRRLSARQANRAGKSGDHSKCLCCSTDQVLNVTSGPQHSASTANLSRKRKRSSAPLPSKPSTEHRVTVNLVPSLQSTIPPADLPGISNVPPSPQPSSADKQLSSAGVNRDAPLKIHNCSVEEYQQLYHGVVDDMLRQTSAGGSLLFLMTTSNCCLVRCWK